The following are encoded together in the Candidatus Hydrogenedentota bacterium genome:
- a CDS encoding transglutaminase domain-containing protein, whose protein sequence is MLAVETALLHLTLGYKYVGVAITLIALLGCMPQLQFSWRIGRRAVAMGAVAAFYYLLFRLEAFDLDPLRSEPLENAGALAGALCFMSLQAMQFYWRTPGGLAAYYPLLGVLALAYAADQYLGKPSDANFAFACAMLFGVLMIIFYAVGRDTRVAGQPRFWIHRLIGIALCATLSFGLAAGTAWGLKNSDRKIAQWMADRVHMDRIGLGNNLQSRLDSITNLKTRDGERIALQIEAESSPGYLRGQAYLGYEENTWTAIPPGETAREATQTPPGYVPLWRDARLFEVYPGVGEPGETMTVFPGPEIDRALFAPLESGWLARRGGLQVNHAGIVQSPGPVNGQPYQVVEAAPGPVAPLNSREREYYTQLPQALAPQLKTLSDTICSGHGDTVAKAAAIAGYFRANYEYKLGIQVPANRDPLEYFLFSDPLPAAHCEFFATGAALLLRAAGVPARYVTGVGVWEQHPFADYWVARNRDAHAWVEAWDAEEGWFLVEATPASGLPEAGANSDTNALSDLWSLLSLHLRRLWAALREGAWSLAVDALATLFTGLYQFVQTAWLPLVIGLTLFVLLLRFLRHWRNRPVRLLPQGALARRLHRQLGVMDRTVKRRYRLERAAHTTPHVFAREIEIALADPEIGGPLARWYRRWAELRYRLETDGDGVEGLESELRALKRRRHGQRP, encoded by the coding sequence ATGCTGGCCGTCGAGACGGCCCTGCTGCACTTGACCCTCGGCTACAAGTACGTCGGCGTGGCGATTACGCTCATTGCCCTCCTGGGCTGCATGCCCCAGCTCCAGTTTTCCTGGCGTATCGGCAGGCGCGCCGTGGCCATGGGCGCGGTTGCGGCTTTCTACTACCTGCTTTTCCGGCTGGAGGCCTTCGACCTGGATCCGCTGCGATCCGAGCCGCTGGAGAACGCCGGCGCCCTCGCCGGGGCCCTGTGTTTCATGTCCCTTCAGGCCATGCAGTTCTACTGGCGCACGCCGGGAGGCCTGGCCGCTTATTACCCGCTTCTCGGCGTCCTGGCGCTGGCCTACGCCGCCGATCAATATCTGGGTAAACCGAGCGACGCCAATTTCGCCTTCGCCTGCGCCATGCTTTTCGGTGTACTCATGATCATCTTTTACGCCGTGGGGCGCGACACCAGAGTGGCGGGCCAGCCGCGCTTCTGGATTCATCGCCTGATCGGAATCGCGCTCTGTGCGACCCTTTCTTTTGGCCTCGCCGCGGGCACGGCCTGGGGCCTCAAGAATAGTGATCGAAAAATCGCCCAGTGGATGGCGGATCGGGTCCACATGGACCGGATTGGCCTGGGCAACAACCTTCAGTCCCGGCTCGACAGCATCACCAACCTGAAAACCCGCGACGGGGAGCGAATAGCACTCCAGATAGAAGCGGAGAGTTCGCCGGGCTATCTGCGCGGGCAGGCCTACCTCGGCTATGAAGAAAACACCTGGACCGCCATCCCACCGGGGGAGACGGCACGGGAGGCCACACAAACGCCCCCGGGCTACGTTCCCCTGTGGCGTGACGCCCGACTGTTCGAGGTGTATCCCGGCGTGGGCGAACCCGGCGAGACCATGACGGTATTCCCCGGTCCAGAGATAGATCGGGCCCTTTTTGCGCCCCTCGAAAGTGGCTGGCTCGCCCGGCGCGGCGGACTTCAGGTTAACCATGCGGGAATCGTTCAGTCACCCGGTCCCGTGAACGGTCAACCCTACCAGGTCGTGGAGGCCGCGCCGGGTCCGGTCGCCCCCCTGAACAGCCGGGAGCGCGAGTACTACACCCAATTACCCCAGGCGCTGGCGCCCCAATTGAAGACCCTCTCCGACACGATTTGCTCGGGACACGGCGATACCGTGGCAAAGGCCGCCGCCATCGCCGGGTACTTCCGAGCAAACTATGAATACAAACTGGGCATTCAGGTGCCTGCGAATCGGGATCCTCTGGAATATTTTCTCTTTTCCGATCCCCTTCCGGCGGCCCATTGTGAATTTTTCGCCACCGGGGCCGCGCTGCTCCTGCGCGCCGCGGGGGTGCCCGCACGCTATGTGACCGGGGTGGGCGTGTGGGAGCAACACCCCTTCGCGGACTACTGGGTGGCGCGCAATCGCGATGCCCATGCCTGGGTCGAGGCGTGGGACGCGGAGGAGGGCTGGTTCCTCGTGGAGGCCACCCCCGCCAGCGGGCTTCCCGAGGCCGGAGCCAATAGTGACACAAACGCACTCTCCGACCTGTGGAGCCTGCTCTCGCTCCACCTGAGAAGGCTGTGGGCCGCCCTGCGCGAGGGGGCGTGGAGTCTCGCCGTGGATGCCCTCGCCACCCTGTTCACGGGACTCTATCAGTTCGTCCAGACGGCCTGGCTGCCCCTGGTCATCGGCCTTACGCTCTTCGTCCTTCTACTCCGGTTCCTGCGTCACTGGCGCAATCGTCCGGTTCGCCTGTTGCCCCAGGGTGCCTTGGCCCGGAGGCTCCATCGGCAGCTTGGCGTCATGGATCGAACCGTGAAGCGGCGCTACCGGCTGGAGCGGGCCGCGCACACAACGCCCCATGTGTTCGCACGGGAAATCGAAATTGCGTTGGCCGATCCGGAGATTGGCGGGCCGCTTGCCCGGTGGTATCGGAGATGGGCCGAGTTGCGGTATCGACTCGAGACCGACGGGGACGGCGTCGAGGGGCTGGAATCAGAGCTGCGGGCACTGAAACGTCGAAGGCATGGACAAAGGCCCTGA
- a CDS encoding helix-turn-helix domain-containing protein, which produces MEKEILSIADASQLLSLSEAEVIRLLHEGELPGRRVGSHWFLSRQRLLQFIAGDDVPVSKPPPAPVSVTPKSIPPKLLMPEWRCDSCHEIHGPELAECPRCGAIRNTPLMGYRMPQQRTILSINTMPKVN; this is translated from the coding sequence ATGGAAAAAGAAATTCTTTCCATAGCGGACGCGAGCCAGTTGTTGTCGCTGTCCGAAGCCGAAGTAATACGGCTTCTGCACGAGGGCGAATTGCCCGGTCGGCGCGTAGGTTCCCACTGGTTCCTGTCTCGCCAGCGCCTCCTCCAGTTTATCGCGGGCGACGACGTGCCCGTGAGCAAACCGCCCCCGGCTCCGGTGTCTGTCACGCCCAAGTCCATACCCCCCAAGCTCTTAATGCCCGAATGGCGCTGCGACTCCTGCCATGAAATCCACGGCCCCGAGTTGGCCGAATGCCCCCGTTGCGGTGCGATCCGCAATACCCCCCTCATGGGCTATCGCATGCCACAGCAGCGCACGATTCTCAGCATCAACACGATGCCCAAAGTCAACTAG
- a CDS encoding UvrD-helicase domain-containing protein, producing MGSSRKFLQGLNPAQREAARHTEGPVLVLAGAGSGKTRVITRRIAHILDNGLAEPHQILAVTFTNKAATEMRERVAELVGKKEASAIFISTFHSYCLQVLRKYITHLGYRKNFSIAGDSDSRTLLRRVVEDLGSSETFDTGTFQSQISLMKNANEAPDPTKPMPVESETGEKYAENFAEVYERYHSALRAANSVDFDDLMLLTLRLWNEHPDMHAICRGAFKYVMVDEYQDTNKVQYELIRKLVSEHRNLCVVGDDDQSIYAWRGADSSIILDFDKHFPDAKVITLDQNYRSTTTILSAANAVIKNNLKRRDKNLWSDLGAGRKLDWIVCSDEEAEAEEALKWMKFIQDRTGARYNDFAFLYRSNQQSRPLEITLRQAGIPYVVVGGQDFFERAEVRDIISYLKVIANPRDEAAFLRVVNMPRRGIGDTTLHKIHELCRDHKMSLGQATAELLKRGVDGGAVQLALGEDPEARVRQFKEQKTEKGLRDFLRLLDRFRKRFREKDGTLRAIVEDLINAIDYHGELVRSCKSPQQVTNRWNNVEVVVKAVGDYEEKAENPSLSDFLDESHLNTDQTRFGKDERKKTGVTLMTIHSAKGLEYPFVFLMGLEDGLMPHERSIKENNIEEERRLFYVALTRGKRHVTMFECLSRMKGGKEKICKTSRFLAEIPAELYNQHLKASRQMFQETVDPPELKKKKKKFVPKRTNL from the coding sequence GTGGGATCCTCCAGAAAATTCCTTCAGGGCTTGAACCCCGCCCAGCGCGAGGCCGCCCGCCATACCGAAGGCCCCGTGCTGGTTCTCGCGGGGGCCGGCAGCGGCAAAACCCGCGTGATCACGCGGCGCATCGCCCATATCCTCGACAACGGACTCGCCGAGCCCCATCAAATCCTCGCTGTGACCTTTACCAACAAGGCGGCCACCGAAATGCGCGAGCGCGTGGCGGAGTTGGTGGGAAAGAAAGAGGCGAGCGCCATCTTCATCTCCACCTTTCACAGCTACTGCCTCCAGGTGCTGAGGAAATACATCACCCATCTGGGCTATCGGAAGAATTTCAGCATCGCGGGCGACAGCGATTCCCGGACCTTGTTGCGCCGCGTGGTGGAGGATCTGGGCAGTTCAGAGACTTTCGACACAGGCACCTTCCAATCGCAAATCAGCCTGATGAAGAACGCCAACGAAGCGCCGGACCCGACAAAGCCCATGCCGGTGGAATCGGAAACCGGCGAAAAGTACGCCGAGAACTTCGCCGAGGTTTACGAGCGCTACCACTCCGCGTTGCGCGCCGCAAACAGCGTGGACTTTGATGATCTCATGCTGCTGACCCTGCGCCTGTGGAACGAGCACCCCGACATGCACGCCATCTGTCGAGGAGCCTTCAAGTACGTGATGGTGGACGAATACCAGGACACGAACAAGGTCCAGTACGAGCTCATCCGCAAGCTCGTCTCCGAGCACCGGAACCTCTGCGTGGTGGGCGACGATGACCAGTCGATATATGCCTGGCGCGGCGCCGACTCCAGCATCATCCTGGACTTCGACAAGCACTTTCCCGATGCGAAGGTGATCACCCTCGATCAGAACTACCGATCCACCACCACCATCCTGAGTGCCGCCAATGCGGTCATCAAGAATAATCTCAAGCGGCGCGACAAGAACTTGTGGTCCGATCTCGGCGCGGGGCGTAAGCTCGACTGGATCGTGTGCAGCGACGAAGAGGCGGAAGCGGAAGAAGCGCTGAAATGGATGAAGTTCATCCAGGATCGCACGGGCGCGCGTTACAACGACTTTGCCTTTCTCTACCGCTCCAACCAGCAATCGCGCCCGTTGGAAATAACGCTCCGTCAGGCCGGTATCCCCTATGTGGTCGTAGGCGGGCAGGACTTCTTCGAGCGCGCCGAAGTGCGCGATATCATTTCCTACCTCAAGGTTATCGCGAATCCCCGCGACGAGGCCGCCTTCCTGCGCGTGGTCAACATGCCCCGGCGCGGTATCGGCGATACGACGCTGCACAAGATTCACGAGCTCTGCCGGGACCACAAAATGTCTCTGGGCCAGGCCACCGCGGAGCTCTTGAAGCGGGGTGTGGACGGCGGCGCCGTGCAACTGGCTCTCGGGGAGGATCCCGAAGCCCGGGTGCGCCAGTTCAAAGAGCAGAAGACCGAGAAGGGCCTCCGCGACTTCCTGCGCTTGCTTGATCGTTTCCGCAAGCGCTTCCGCGAGAAAGACGGCACCCTGCGGGCCATCGTGGAGGATCTCATCAACGCGATCGACTATCACGGCGAACTCGTGCGCTCCTGCAAGTCGCCCCAGCAGGTGACCAATCGCTGGAACAACGTCGAAGTGGTGGTCAAGGCCGTGGGGGACTACGAGGAGAAAGCGGAGAATCCAAGCCTCAGCGACTTTCTCGATGAAAGTCACCTCAACACCGATCAGACCCGCTTCGGCAAGGACGAGCGCAAGAAAACCGGCGTCACACTCATGACCATTCACAGCGCCAAAGGGCTCGAGTATCCCTTCGTATTCCTGATGGGCCTGGAAGATGGCCTCATGCCCCACGAGCGCAGTATCAAGGAAAACAATATCGAGGAAGAACGTCGCCTCTTCTACGTGGCCCTCACGCGGGGCAAGCGACACGTGACCATGTTCGAGTGTCTCTCGCGAATGAAGGGCGGCAAGGAAAAGATCTGCAAGACCAGCCGCTTCCTGGCCGAGATTCCGGCGGAATTGTACAACCAGCACCTCAAGGCCTCGCGCCAGATGTTTCAGGAGACCGTGGATCCGCCGGAGCTGAAGAAGAAAAAGAAGAAGTTCGTGCCCAAGCGGACCAATCTTTAG